From Halobacillus sp. Marseille-Q1614, the proteins below share one genomic window:
- the gucD gene encoding alpha-ketoglutaric semialdehyde dehydrogenase GucD, translated as MSETKTYLNFINGEWLPSSSKELVASYNPASPSEIVGSVQNSTEQDLEKAVSAAKQSQKLWRKLSGPERGEYLYKAADLFEQNIDSIAETLTREMGKTLVEAKGETKRGAAILRYYAGEGMRKEGDLIPSADRSALMFSKRVPLGVAGMITPWNFPVAIPVWKMAPALIYGNTVILKPATEASVTAAKVIECFDQAGFPKGVINFITGRGSVIGQGLAENKDVSAVSFTGSNSTGRQIEKAVAERGGKYQLEMGGKNPLIVAEDADIDLAVEAALNGGLRSTGQKCTCSSRVIVQEGIYQDFKEKLLSKAEKITVGDGLKEDTWMGPCATKDQFENVKKYIDTGQKEGANLIFGGSPVSHEKGGYFLQPAIFENVTSVMTIAREEIFGPVLALMKVTSIEEAIELANNVEYGLSASIFSKNINHILTFIDDIEAGLVRINSETAGVELQAPFGGMKASSSFSREQGEAAKEFYTTQKTIFIKG; from the coding sequence TTGAGCGAAACAAAAACATACTTAAATTTTATTAATGGAGAATGGTTGCCATCCTCTTCTAAAGAATTAGTGGCCAGCTATAATCCCGCCAGTCCATCAGAAATTGTTGGAAGTGTTCAAAACTCAACAGAGCAGGATTTAGAAAAGGCTGTTTCTGCTGCTAAACAATCTCAGAAGTTATGGAGAAAGCTGTCAGGACCAGAAAGAGGAGAATATCTTTACAAAGCGGCTGATTTATTTGAACAAAATATAGACAGTATTGCTGAAACTTTGACGAGAGAAATGGGGAAAACTCTCGTGGAAGCCAAAGGAGAAACAAAGCGGGGAGCAGCTATCCTAAGGTACTACGCAGGTGAAGGTATGAGAAAAGAAGGCGATTTAATTCCTTCGGCTGACCGCTCGGCCCTCATGTTCAGTAAGCGGGTGCCCCTTGGTGTAGCAGGGATGATTACTCCGTGGAATTTCCCTGTGGCGATTCCTGTTTGGAAGATGGCGCCGGCTTTGATTTATGGGAATACCGTGATTCTTAAACCAGCTACAGAAGCGTCCGTTACAGCTGCAAAAGTCATTGAATGCTTCGATCAGGCCGGGTTTCCAAAAGGCGTCATCAATTTTATTACAGGAAGGGGCTCTGTGATTGGGCAGGGCCTTGCGGAAAACAAAGACGTTTCGGCTGTTAGCTTTACAGGATCCAATAGTACGGGCAGACAAATAGAAAAGGCGGTTGCTGAAAGAGGAGGGAAGTATCAGTTAGAAATGGGAGGGAAAAACCCTCTGATCGTAGCGGAAGATGCTGATATCGACTTAGCAGTGGAAGCGGCATTAAATGGCGGACTGAGATCGACCGGGCAGAAGTGTACATGCAGCAGCCGGGTGATCGTGCAGGAAGGAATTTATCAAGATTTTAAAGAAAAACTGTTAAGTAAAGCAGAGAAAATTACAGTAGGGGACGGCCTTAAAGAAGATACGTGGATGGGGCCGTGTGCTACGAAAGATCAGTTTGAAAATGTGAAAAAATATATTGATACAGGACAAAAGGAGGGAGCAAATCTGATATTTGGCGGCTCTCCGGTCTCACACGAAAAGGGAGGGTATTTCTTACAGCCTGCCATTTTTGAAAATGTCACATCCGTGATGACAATTGCCCGGGAGGAAATTTTCGGCCCGGTACTTGCTCTCATGAAAGTGACCTCAATAGAAGAGGCCATTGAACTGGCGAATAATGTAGAGTACGGCTTAAGTGCATCCATATTCTCGAAAAATATCAATCATATTTTAACGTTTATCGATGATATAGAAGCCGGACTTGTCAGGATTAATTCGGAAACCGCAGGGGTAGAGCTCCAGGCTCCGTTTGGCGGTATGAAAGCATCCAGCTCGTTCTCAAGGGAGCAGGGTGAAGCTGCGAAAGAGTTTTATACAACTCAGAAGACGATATTTATTAAAGGCTGA
- a CDS encoding SDR family oxidoreductase, which translates to MSNLKDKVVIITGASSGIGEETAKELSSKGAKLVLAARREERLKEIADDLNNNEGDAVYKPTDVTSSEEMEELAKFAHEKYGQIDAIINNAGLMPLSYLNKKKIKEWDQMIDVNIKGVLYGISAVLPYMREKKRGHIINLSSVAGHVVFPGSAVYSGTKFAVRAITDGLRMEESQDSKIKATIISPGAVSTELTSTITDDDIKSGVDDLYQMAIKPDSIARTIRFALEEPAEVAVNEIVVRPTDQTL; encoded by the coding sequence GTGTCTAATCTTAAAGATAAAGTGGTTATTATCACAGGAGCCTCAAGCGGGATCGGCGAAGAGACCGCGAAGGAATTATCTTCTAAAGGGGCGAAGCTGGTATTAGCAGCCAGAAGAGAAGAGCGATTAAAAGAAATAGCAGATGATCTTAACAATAATGAAGGCGATGCCGTTTATAAGCCAACTGATGTTACTTCTTCTGAAGAAATGGAAGAGCTGGCGAAATTCGCCCATGAGAAATACGGGCAAATTGATGCGATTATTAATAACGCCGGCCTGATGCCGCTCTCTTATTTAAATAAAAAGAAGATTAAAGAATGGGATCAGATGATTGATGTTAATATTAAAGGAGTATTATATGGAATCTCCGCTGTTCTGCCGTATATGCGGGAGAAAAAACGGGGTCATATAATCAACCTGTCTTCTGTAGCAGGACATGTCGTTTTCCCTGGCAGTGCGGTTTACAGCGGAACTAAATTCGCGGTGCGCGCTATTACGGACGGCCTGAGAATGGAAGAGTCTCAGGATTCTAAAATTAAAGCAACGATCATATCGCCTGGTGCCGTATCCACTGAACTGACATCTACGATCACAGATGATGATATCAAATCCGGAGTGGACGACCTTTATCAAATGGCGATTAAGCCCGATAGTATTGCAAGAACAATTCGTTTTGCACTAGAAGAGCCGGCGGAAGTAGCCGTTAATGAAATTGTCGTTCGACCTACCGACCAAACTTTATAA
- a CDS encoding hemolysin family protein, translating to MIIAIILLIFVSLFFSGSETALTAANKMKLKTKADNKDRKAEKLLDLVSKPGEFITTILIGNNIANILLPTFVTALAIEYGFNIGIASAILTIVIILFAEVLPKSVAAAFPDRIAFLVYPVIRFFVIIFKPITIVLNKLTGMVTRALSKGQPEDVSISKEELRTMVDIADSEGTFNENESFRIKGVLDFYNLNVKDVMKTPRVEIEALPKTATFEEVRDTVIAHPYTRYPVFDEDIDDIIAVFHSKYLLAWSIDQERPFEAFCDNDPVIVYEFQSIEWVFRKMTKEKKHMAIVLDEYGGTEGLLTHEDIIESMIGLEIEDELDREDGPLVEKLTDTEIICDGKITLRRLNSVFDTEIPEDEDVLAGYLLKECNEIPEQGEVLERENLTFKVLEIEGHMIRKVQIVK from the coding sequence GTGATCATCGCGATCATTTTATTAATTTTTGTTTCTCTGTTTTTCTCAGGAAGCGAAACTGCTCTGACGGCAGCTAACAAAATGAAATTGAAAACGAAAGCAGATAATAAGGATAGGAAAGCTGAAAAATTACTGGACTTAGTGTCTAAGCCTGGTGAATTTATCACGACGATTCTAATTGGAAATAATATCGCAAACATATTGCTGCCTACGTTTGTAACTGCCTTAGCGATCGAGTATGGCTTTAATATAGGAATTGCTTCCGCTATATTAACTATTGTGATCATCCTTTTTGCTGAGGTACTGCCAAAATCGGTGGCCGCTGCTTTTCCAGATAGAATTGCATTCCTCGTATATCCGGTCATCCGTTTTTTCGTAATTATCTTTAAGCCAATTACGATTGTCTTGAATAAATTGACTGGAATGGTAACACGGGCACTTTCCAAAGGACAGCCGGAGGATGTTTCCATCTCCAAAGAAGAACTGCGGACAATGGTAGATATCGCCGATTCAGAAGGAACCTTTAATGAAAACGAGTCCTTCCGTATAAAAGGAGTTTTAGATTTTTATAACCTGAATGTTAAAGATGTCATGAAAACACCGAGGGTTGAGATTGAGGCACTGCCTAAAACAGCGACATTTGAAGAAGTTCGTGATACTGTCATTGCCCACCCGTATACGAGGTATCCAGTATTTGATGAAGATATTGACGATATCATAGCTGTATTCCACTCGAAATATTTACTTGCCTGGTCCATTGATCAGGAGAGGCCCTTTGAAGCATTTTGTGATAACGACCCAGTGATTGTGTATGAGTTCCAGTCCATTGAATGGGTGTTCCGTAAAATGACAAAAGAGAAAAAACATATGGCCATTGTACTCGACGAATATGGCGGTACAGAAGGCCTGCTTACGCACGAAGACATCATTGAATCCATGATCGGACTAGAAATCGAAGATGAGCTTGACCGTGAGGATGGGCCTCTGGTAGAAAAACTGACAGATACAGAGATTATCTGTGATGGTAAAATTACACTTCGCCGTCTGAATTCCGTTTTTGATACGGAGATCCCTGAAGACGAAGATGTCCTTGCAGGGTACCTTTTAAAAGAATGCAACGAAATCCCTGAGCAGGGAGAAGTATTAGAACGGGAGAACCTTACATTTAAAGTTCTTGAAATTGAAGGTCATATGATTCGAAAAGTACAAATCGTAAAATAA
- a CDS encoding EAL domain-containing protein, with product MDPLDVVGNLHKVKPAYQPIISAIKYDVIGYEVLGRYHDKNESQSLGTFFQDDEVPEEFKVEVDQHILQLAITDMLEEEKAGYLFINRTAKQLMVNDGEDLLEMLLMFEQKGFAMNRVIIEVTEHDFDQEFKTLSHLLLYYKTYGIQVAIDHVGAKSSNIDRIRQLEPHILKIDTKHIRTHNSEGFQDIMYSLSMLAHRIGAALLFENIEDDFQLHFAWKNGGRYYQGHYLARPDFNLLSKDSLSLNISEKVAAYIQREKMLIEQRLSILTTWEQKVKGLLSKWEGPKKVDGFIDLVTHQFDKESFRMFICDSNGLQVSSNFRKREKEWELEPHKKGSNWAFRPYFLENVMQMKISNKGIISDIYSDIETKEMVRTFSFPLNDQHFLFIDIRYSFIYENECLLI from the coding sequence ATGGACCCTTTAGACGTTGTTGGAAATTTACATAAAGTTAAACCGGCTTATCAGCCGATTATCAGCGCTATTAAGTATGATGTGATCGGGTATGAAGTGCTCGGCCGATATCATGATAAAAATGAATCTCAAAGCTTAGGAACTTTTTTTCAGGATGATGAAGTACCTGAGGAATTTAAAGTGGAAGTGGATCAGCACATATTACAGTTAGCGATAACCGATATGCTCGAGGAAGAAAAAGCAGGTTATTTATTTATAAATCGTACGGCGAAGCAGCTGATGGTGAATGATGGGGAAGACTTATTGGAAATGCTGCTGATGTTTGAGCAAAAAGGTTTTGCCATGAATCGGGTGATTATTGAAGTGACCGAGCATGATTTTGACCAGGAATTCAAGACACTCAGTCATCTGCTTCTCTATTACAAAACTTACGGGATACAGGTCGCAATTGATCATGTGGGAGCCAAAAGCTCTAATATTGACCGAATACGGCAGCTCGAGCCCCACATTTTAAAAATAGACACTAAGCATATCCGGACCCATAATTCAGAAGGCTTTCAAGATATTATGTATTCTTTATCAATGTTAGCGCACCGTATAGGGGCTGCTCTCCTATTTGAAAATATAGAAGATGATTTCCAGCTTCATTTTGCCTGGAAAAATGGAGGGCGGTATTATCAAGGCCATTACCTAGCACGACCGGATTTCAATCTCCTCAGTAAAGATTCTCTTTCCTTGAATATTAGCGAAAAGGTAGCCGCTTATATTCAGCGTGAAAAGATGTTAATAGAGCAGCGTTTATCGATTCTCACTACCTGGGAACAAAAAGTAAAAGGACTTCTCTCTAAATGGGAAGGACCCAAAAAGGTCGATGGATTTATTGATTTAGTTACTCATCAATTCGATAAAGAAAGCTTTCGGATGTTTATTTGTGACAGTAATGGGCTCCAGGTTTCCTCGAACTTTCGAAAACGTGAAAAAGAGTGGGAGCTTGAGCCGCATAAGAAAGGGTCTAATTGGGCGTTTCGTCCATACTTTTTAGAAAATGTCATGCAGATGAAAATTTCAAACAAAGGCATCATATCAGATATTTATTCAGATATTGAAACGAAGGAAATGGTCCGTACCTTCAGCTTTCCATTGAATGACCAGCATTTCTTATTTATAGATATCCGCTATTCGTTTATCTATGAAAATGAATGTCTGCTCATCTAA
- a CDS encoding GyrI-like domain-containing protein — protein MGESLYKIANLPGYRGIGLRWEGPYTEIHSLKKVISSMNKRVNELPLSVDPEVQLGLSYHIRPDGFVHYSVFEVEGKQQIPEDMVEIVVPALTYLLTSHKKGQNIGSTYERIYEWLQKSDYVPYAEPEVEYYDKLPIKYERYPANRDLEDPHFDILIPIMKSAEK, from the coding sequence ATGGGAGAGTCACTATATAAAATTGCCAATCTGCCTGGCTATCGAGGTATCGGGCTAAGGTGGGAAGGCCCTTATACTGAAATACATTCATTAAAAAAAGTAATCTCTTCTATGAATAAGCGGGTCAATGAACTGCCATTATCTGTCGATCCAGAAGTGCAATTAGGCCTTTCTTATCATATAAGACCAGATGGATTTGTTCATTACTCGGTCTTCGAGGTAGAAGGTAAGCAGCAAATACCTGAAGATATGGTTGAAATAGTTGTTCCTGCGCTGACTTATTTATTGACTTCACATAAAAAAGGTCAAAACATTGGTAGTACCTATGAACGTATTTACGAATGGCTGCAAAAAAGTGATTATGTTCCGTATGCAGAGCCGGAAGTTGAATATTATGACAAATTGCCAATTAAATATGAAAGATATCCCGCTAATCGTGATCTCGAGGACCCACATTTTGATATTTTGATCCCGATAATGAAATCGGCTGAAAAATAA
- a CDS encoding GNAT family N-acetyltransferase, translating to MDSILLDFPDHFETERLLIRMPKPGDGRAVYESIQASRNELKPWLPFAHHEQTEEETEANIRHAHIRFLKREDLRFLVFLKDTGQLVCSSGLHRMDWQVRKFEIGYWGDSRFSGKGYVTEAVTGITDFAISELDAKRVEIRCDAKNSKSRAVPERLGFVLEGVLQNDDLSLDGEELRDTCIYSKIIKG from the coding sequence ATGGATTCAATACTTCTTGATTTCCCAGATCATTTTGAAACAGAGAGGCTGCTGATTCGGATGCCCAAGCCAGGGGATGGCAGGGCTGTATACGAGTCCATTCAAGCTTCCAGAAATGAATTAAAGCCTTGGCTTCCTTTTGCCCACCATGAACAAACAGAAGAAGAGACAGAAGCCAATATTAGGCATGCCCATATCCGGTTTTTAAAGCGTGAAGACTTAAGGTTCCTTGTTTTCTTAAAAGATACAGGTCAGCTTGTCTGCTCTTCCGGTCTTCACCGGATGGATTGGCAAGTCCGGAAATTTGAAATTGGATATTGGGGAGATTCACGGTTTAGCGGGAAAGGATATGTAACAGAGGCGGTTACCGGAATCACGGACTTCGCTATTAGTGAGCTCGATGCTAAGCGGGTGGAAATCCGCTGTGATGCCAAAAATTCAAAAAGCCGAGCTGTGCCTGAACGGCTGGGGTTTGTATTAGAAGGAGTTCTTCAAAATGACGATCTATCTTTGGATGGAGAAGAGCTAAGAGATACTTGTATTTATTCAAAGATTATAAAGGGTTAA
- a CDS encoding GNAT family N-acetyltransferase yields the protein MLKGKKVYIRPLEVEDSKDMAVFQRDNRAFFEKFSMERGDEFYSEDTQRSRIKDFHEEMLKDDGYYFGIFKQEDDQLAGTINLFQVLRGSLQGAFVGYFIDQKHNGHGFATEAVELIVEYAFKELQLHRIEAGVMPRNIASIRVLEKAGFHKEGIARKNVKINGKWEDHQMLALINPEDE from the coding sequence ATGTTAAAAGGAAAGAAAGTTTATATTAGACCGCTCGAGGTGGAAGACTCAAAAGATATGGCCGTATTTCAGCGTGACAATCGTGCTTTTTTTGAAAAGTTTTCCATGGAGCGGGGAGATGAGTTTTACTCTGAGGATACACAAAGAAGCCGGATTAAGGACTTTCATGAAGAAATGCTGAAGGACGATGGCTATTATTTCGGTATCTTTAAGCAGGAGGATGACCAATTAGCAGGGACGATCAACCTCTTTCAAGTTCTGCGGGGATCTCTTCAGGGAGCCTTTGTCGGATATTTTATCGACCAAAAACATAATGGCCACGGATTTGCGACTGAAGCAGTAGAGCTAATTGTGGAGTACGCTTTTAAAGAATTGCAGTTACATAGAATTGAAGCAGGAGTTATGCCCCGGAATATTGCGTCCATCCGAGTCTTAGAAAAAGCAGGTTTTCATAAAGAAGGGATTGCCAGGAAAAATGTGAAAATTAACGGCAAGTGGGAAGACCACCAAATGCTTGCGTTAATAAACCCAGAAGACGAGTAA
- a CDS encoding class D sortase, with amino-acid sequence MVSYYGFQWWKSSQAVESVPEEELQEWQESSEKTSEEPIKKREGPDKAEGTTAPQVPSKMSDEIDRLTKGEQVGRLVIPKLEKGYRTYWGADDDTLQQGVGMYVSEWTTTPEEERHTVLSGHRDTVFSELKNVAEGDTLFLEFEGKRYEYEIQKIWITDADDRSVVVDKEEPTLTLTTCYPFEFLGNAPDRYIIESELVKTSEM; translated from the coding sequence ATGGTCAGTTATTATGGGTTTCAGTGGTGGAAGAGCAGTCAGGCGGTGGAATCTGTCCCTGAAGAAGAGCTCCAAGAGTGGCAAGAGTCCTCTGAAAAAACAAGTGAAGAACCGATAAAAAAAAGAGAAGGTCCAGATAAAGCAGAAGGTACAACGGCGCCTCAAGTTCCCAGTAAGATGAGTGATGAAATTGATCGTTTAACTAAGGGGGAACAGGTTGGAAGACTGGTTATTCCAAAGCTTGAAAAGGGTTATAGAACGTACTGGGGTGCTGACGATGATACGTTACAACAGGGTGTAGGAATGTATGTCAGCGAATGGACGACGACTCCGGAAGAAGAGAGGCATACCGTATTGAGCGGGCATAGGGATACGGTTTTCTCCGAGTTGAAAAACGTAGCTGAAGGAGACACTTTATTTCTCGAGTTTGAAGGAAAGAGATATGAATATGAAATTCAGAAAATATGGATTACTGATGCTGATGACCGCTCTGTTGTCGTTGATAAAGAAGAACCTACTCTTACTTTAACAACCTGTTATCCATTTGAGTTTTTAGGGAATGCACCGGATCGCTATATTATTGAGTCTGAATTAGTTAAGACATCAGAAATGTAG
- a CDS encoding DUF6612 family protein — protein MFKRLTSIAFAAVLLLAAPAHFSAAEMGATEVLQKSNEAMAQLESYSTQMQMEQTMNMSGETVTLSSQSDADITVNPLAMHQVVTTTIPDQGEVSVESYFTEKGFFQEDPVEGWIKLPDELSNSLSEMAGMGMVDQQMDQAEALGKEMSVEDQGGTYLLTYEGDGEVIMEASQQMLGSMMPEGESSAMMSELMNQMTINNINYEVTINKENYYMTELMMDMDMEMNMEGETTNTVLNMHMTMDNFNGVGKITVPEEVISSAVPMDDMIPEEMESGAMEGGELPNTATPYPTLALTGLALMLGGAFVFFLKSRKPSVS, from the coding sequence ATGTTTAAGAGATTAACCTCAATTGCTTTTGCTGCAGTCTTATTGTTAGCAGCACCAGCTCATTTTTCCGCAGCGGAAATGGGTGCGACGGAAGTTTTGCAGAAGTCAAATGAAGCTATGGCCCAGCTTGAAAGTTATTCTACTCAAATGCAGATGGAGCAGACGATGAATATGAGCGGTGAAACCGTTACTTTATCCTCACAGTCAGATGCTGATATTACTGTCAATCCTCTTGCCATGCATCAAGTGGTTACTACTACTATTCCTGACCAGGGCGAAGTCAGCGTAGAGTCCTATTTTACAGAGAAAGGTTTCTTCCAGGAGGATCCTGTGGAAGGCTGGATCAAACTGCCGGATGAATTAAGCAATTCATTAAGCGAAATGGCAGGAATGGGAATGGTCGACCAGCAGATGGACCAGGCGGAAGCGCTGGGTAAGGAGATGAGTGTTGAAGATCAGGGGGGCACTTATCTGTTAACATATGAAGGTGATGGGGAAGTTATTATGGAGGCTTCCCAGCAGATGCTTGGTTCGATGATGCCAGAAGGTGAGTCTTCCGCTATGATGAGTGAGCTTATGAACCAAATGACGATTAACAATATCAATTACGAAGTGACGATAAATAAAGAAAATTATTATATGACTGAGCTTATGATGGATATGGACATGGAGATGAATATGGAAGGCGAGACCACAAATACTGTACTGAATATGCATATGACGATGGATAATTTCAATGGAGTCGGTAAAATTACTGTACCTGAAGAAGTAATTTCTTCAGCTGTACCTATGGATGACATGATTCCTGAGGAAATGGAGAGCGGCGCTATGGAAGGGGGAGAACTTCCGAATACAGCCACACCATATCCGACTCTTGCACTTACCGGTCTTGCTTTGATGCTTGGGGGAGCATTTGTCTTCTTTTTAAAAAGCAGAAAGCCGAGTGTCTCTTAA